The following are from one region of the Salvia splendens isolate huo1 chromosome 2, SspV2, whole genome shotgun sequence genome:
- the LOC121785985 gene encoding BTB/POZ domain-containing protein At4g08455-like: MRRSHQRRRRFSSDSDADFEEEEEEDADDASSSAAARRRLRVMKCLSCKEDYGDRSAGTCRECYEEAGETEEEHKREIEELKSKVNFLRLLCSTSNSAAKANTPCFSDVVLVACGSPDSPDMLCNSPSIPAHRAVLASRSPVFRAMLENEMEERLSGTIKMKDVSYDALRAFVNYLYTAEACLDENMACDLLILAEKYQVKHLKTYCEKYLMSRLNWENSLPYYAFAHQHCAKTLLDSALSLVLDHMDKVTKRDEYAELVDKDPRVVVDIYEAYLSKQINTAATKDSTPKAPS, encoded by the exons ATGAGGCGGAGCCACCAGCGGAGGCGGCGGTTCTCCTCCGATTCCGACGCGGATttcgaagaggaagaagaagaagacgccGACGACGCGTCGTCCTCGGCGGCGGCGCGGCGACGGTTGAGGGTGATGAAGTGCCTGTCGTGCAAGGAGGACTACGGCGATCGCAGCGCCGGCACGTGCCGTGAGTGCTACGAGGAGGCCGGCGAGACGGAGGAGGAACACAAGCGAGAGATTGAGGAACTCAAGTCCAAGGTCAATTTCCTCCGTCTCCTCTGTTCCACCTCCAACTCCGCAGCTAAGGCCAACACCCCCTGCTTCTCCGACGTCGTTTTGGTCGCCTGTGGATCGCCGGATTCCCCCGATATGCTCTGCAACTCCCCCTCCATCCCCGCCCATCGCGCTGTTTTG GCGAGTCGATCGCCGGTATTTAGGGCAATGCTTGAAAACGAGATGGAGGAGAGGCTGAGCGGGACAATCAAGATGAAGGACGTCTCATATGATGCGCTCCGAGCCTTCGTCAACTATCTCTACACCGCAGAAGCTTGCCTTGACGAGAACATGGCTTGCGATCTCTTGATTTTGGCTGAGAAATACCAAGTGAAGCACCTCAAGACCTACTGCGAGAAATATCTCATGTCCAGACTCAACTGGGAGAATTCCCTCCCTTACTACGCCTTCGCCCACCAGCACTGCGCCAAGACCCTGCTAGACTCCGCCCTCTCCCTCGTCCTTGACCACATGGACAAGGTCACCAAGCGGGACGAGTATGCCGAGCTGGTTGACAAGGATCCCCGTGTTGTCGTTGACATCTACGAAGCCTATCTCTCCAAGCAGATCAACACTGCTGCCACCAAAGATTCAACACCCAAGGCCCCTTCCTAG
- the LOC121785977 gene encoding probable methyltransferase PMT10, with amino-acid sequence MKPMNTSSSSPLSTNLSTFTKIISFSLLSFSVFVVFKCFSAYTIPTPQNQQLSFSNTNPAAETTPLAPSPPVTQRPVLERTGIINELGTMTEDFLVGEFDEGLIESIVVVSNTSDERGERKVVRVEKFSICEMNMNDYAPGLDDVDSDFQLNLSEKGKGLDCLVPRPKGYKLHIPWPKSRDEVWFDNIPHTLVDRVNKDPVLRKDDKLVFPGDGPQFIRGTNKYLDQISKMVPEIAFGRHTRVALDISSGLASFGAYLLERNVTTLSIAPRDVHHNQIELALERGVPAMIATFGRHRLPYPSQAFDLVHCSRCGVNWTVDGGILLLEANRLLRGGGYFVWEAEPVYKSENELGEQWRAMEDLTSNICWELVNKEEYIAIWQKPLNNSSYLNREPNAQPSLCSSDDNPEDIWYAEVKACITRLPENGYGTNTSDWPARLHSPPDRLFTIQMDAEKSRKELYKADSKYTNEIVRGYVGAFHLNQMNLRNVMDMKAGYGGYAAALVDFQFSSWVMNVVPVGGPNTLPLIYDRGLIGVMHDWCEPFATYPRTYDLLNAVGLFSVEQRRCNITNIMLEMDRILRPGGRVYIRDTTAVIEQLEEIAKAVGWVPFMFDSGEGPHSNWKLLACEKRL; translated from the exons ATGAAGCCCATGAACACAAGCTCATCATCACCCCTCTCCACCAACCTCTCAACCTTCACAAAGATCATATCTTTCTCACTCCTCTCCTTCTCTGTCTTCGTTGTATTCAAATGCTTCTCTGCATACACCATTCCCACACCCCAGAACCAACAGCTCTCCTTCTCCAACACCAATCCAGCTGCTGAAACCACCCCTTTAGCGCCATCTCCTCCTGTGACGCAGAGGCCGGTGCTGGAGAGAACAGGGATCATAAATGAGCTGGGAACGATGACGGAGGATTTCCTAGTTGGGGAATTCGATGAAGGGCTGATAGAGAGCATAGTGGTGGTTTCCAACACCAGTGATGAGAGGGGGGAGAGAAAAGTAGTTAGAGTTGAGAAATTTAGTATTTGTGAGATGAATATGAATGATTATGCTCCTGGTTTGGACGATGTGGATAGTGATTTCCAACTTAATTTGTCTGAGAAGGGGAAAGGATTGGATTGTTTGGTGCCGAGGCCTAAAGGATACAAGCTTCACATTCCATGGCCGAAAAGCAGGGATGAG GTCTGGTTCGACAACATACCTCATACGCTTGTGGATAGGGTGAACAAAGATCCAGTGTTGAGAAAAGATGACAAGCTTGTATTTCCAGGAGATGGGCCTCAATTTATCCGTGGCACGAACAAATACTTGGATCAGATATCCAAG ATGGTTCCTGAGATTGCATTTGGCCGTCATACACGAGTTGCTTTGGATATCAGCTCTGGACTTGCGAGTTTTGGGGCCTACCTACTGGAACGGAATGTAACAACTCTTTCAATAGCTCCAAGAGATGTTCATCATAACCAGATCGAACTTGCATTAGAGAGAGGCGTACCTGCCATGATAGCTACATTTGGAAGGCACCGGTTGCCTTACCCAAGCCAAGCATTCGACCTGGTTCATTGCTCTAGGTGTGGAGTTAATTGGACTGTTGATG GTGGGATTTTGCTACTTGAGGCGAATCGCCTACTTAGAGGGGGAGGATACTTCGTGTGGGAAGCAGAGCCCGTTTACAAGTCTGAGAACGAACTTGGGGAGCAGTGGAGAG CAATGGAGGATCTCACCAGCAACATTTGTTGGGAACTAGTCAATAAGGAAGAGTATATCGCCATTTGGCAGAAGCCTCTAAACAATAGTAGCTACCTCAATCGAGAACCTAATGCACAGCCATCGCTATGTAGCAGTGATGACAATCCAGAAGATATATG GTACGCGGAGGTGAAGGCTTGCATCACGCGCTTGCCTGAAAATGGCTATGGAACTAATACTTCTGACTGGCCTGCCCGCCTCCACAGCCCACCAGACAGGCTATTCACCATACAAATGGATGCTGAGAAATCTAGGAAGGAACTCTACAAAGCAGATTCAAAATATACGAATGAAATCGTAAGAGGATATGTTGGTGCTTTTCACCTCAATCAGATGAATCTGCGGAACGTCATGGACATGAAAGCTGGATATGGAGG ATACGCAGCAGCTTTGGTGGATTTCCAGTTCAGCAGCTGGGTCATGAATGTCGTCCCAGTTGGCGGTCCCAATACGCTGCCTTTGATATACGACCGTGGTTTAATAGGTGTAATGCATGACTGGTGTGAGCCGTTTGCCACATATCCAAGAACATACGATCTGCTGAATGCAGTAGGCCTCTTCTCTGTAGAACAGAGGAG ATGTAACATAACCAACATAATGCTGGAGATGGACCGGATCCTCAGACCAGGCGGGCGCGTTTACATACGCGACACCACTGCTGTGATCGAACAACTCGAAGAAATCGCAAAGGCAGTAGGATGGGTGCCCTTCATGTTTGACTCCGGAGAGGGGCCACATTCAAACTGGAAGCTTTTAGCTTGTGAGAAGCGGTTGTAA
- the LOC121768756 gene encoding probable calcium-binding protein CML44 produces MYPLTTYHLHQIFDELDRNKDGLVSVEELMSLLDRLGLQAKRAELELLVGDKALNFFDFIFFYQTLNRIIVQENTCEIKEHRAEEEDLRKAFGVFDLNGDGFISGEELRIALGRLGLWDDEKRCGNDCMQMIGVYDTNSDGLLDFEEFKEMMSGDSLESS; encoded by the coding sequence ATGTACCCTCTCACAACATATCACTTGCACCAAATCTTCGACGAGCTAGACCGCAACAAAGATGGTCTAGTGAGCGTCGAGGAGCTCATGTCCCTCCTCGACAGGCTCGGCCTGCAGGCAAAGCGGGCCGAGCTGGAGCTTCTAGTGGGCGATAAAGCCCTAAATTTTTTCGattttatctttttctatcaaACCTTAAACAGAATAATAGTTCAGGAAAATACGTGCGAAATCAAGGAGCATCgggccgaggaggaggatcttCGCAAGGCGTTCGGGGTTTTTGACCTTAACGGAGACGGATTCATCTCCGGCGAGGAGCTGCGGATTGCATTAGGGAGATTAGGGTTATGGGATGATGAGAAGAGGTGTGGAAATGATTGTATGCAGATGATTGGCGTCTACGACACAAACTCCGATGGATTGCTGGATTTCGAGGAGTTTAAGGAAATGATGTCCGGGGATTCCTTGGAATCTTCTTAG